One genomic region from Epinephelus moara isolate mb chromosome 8, YSFRI_EMoa_1.0, whole genome shotgun sequence encodes:
- the si:dkey-245n4.2 gene encoding uncharacterized protein si:dkey-245n4.2, protein MGRRLPCVYLLVFVIFQEAPGFKIQNKLLGKCLQVQEGTSGRRVSLGDCSPHLALQEWRWHPESHALRNHHTRECLTAPGEQYEGVHMQPCLSQAESEETGAGVAVMDMGSEASGQAWSCSKKGHLTLTGRGLHLSATQESTLVFLSREHKQPGSRWRALDNQTLCNGRDNKHHQHQPHHNLGKMLEPGVFPSAVADIHRQAEPFEGIMAAEVTETYHGMDAPLSSLSTKSPADPTMIFFSMDYGMGWKITMLVLSSLALVLGTVILILNVYANRRKKVVCVLKSYTPKPEVSVPASPMPSERAPLTEHAMRLPHSSPTLQRGAILIEWKDGTVTPLYEA, encoded by the exons ATGGGAAGAAGGCTCCCGTGTGTCTACTTGCTTGTCTTCGTCATTTTCCAAG AGGCACCTGGCTTCAAGATCCAGAACAAGCTGCTTGGAAAATGTCTGCAGGTGCAGGAAGGAACTTCAGGGAGAAGAGTATCTCTAGGTGATTGCAGCCCACATTTGGCCTTACAGGAATGGCGTTGGCACCCAGAGAGCCATGCTCTCAGAAATCACCACACCAGGGAGTGTCTGACGGCACCAGGAGAGCAGTACGAAGGTGTCCACATGCAGCCCTGCCTCTCTCAGGCTGAAAGTGAGGAGACTGGTGCCGGAGTGGCAGTGATGGATATGGGCAGTGAGGCAAGTGGCCAAGCATGGTCCTGTTCCAAGAAAGGTCACCTCACTTTGACAGGGAGGGGTCTGCACCTGAGTGCTACACAAGAATCCACTTTGGTCTTCCTTTCGAGGGAACATAAGCag CCTGGCAGCAGGTGGCGGGCTCTTGACAACCAGACACTGTGCAATGGGAGAGACAACAAACATCACCAACACCAACCTCACCACAATCTGGGGAAGATGTTGGAGCCTGGAGTTTTTCCAAGTGCTGTCGCCGATATACACAGACAGGCTGAACCAT TTGAAGGTATAATGGCCGCTGAGGTTACAGAAACATATCATGGAATGGATGCTCCTCTTTCATCCCTGAGCACCAAATCCCCTGCAGATCCCACCATGATTTTCTTCAGTATGGACTATG gGATGGGCTGGAAGATAACCATGTTGGTACTGAGCTCTTTGGCTCTGGTCCTGGGGACTGTGATTCTTATTCTCAATGTTTACGCCAATAG AAGAAAGAAGGTGGTGTGTGTTCTGAAGTCATACACTCCGAAGCCGGAGGTGAGTGTTCCCGCGTCTCCGATGCCCAGTGAAAGAGCCCCACTGACAGAGCACGCCATGCGCCTTCCACACTCCTCCCCGACTTTACAGCGAGGAGCAATCCTGATTGAGTGGAAGGATGGCACTGTTACCCCGCTGTACGAGGCCTGA